A window of the Tessaracoccus sp. MC1865 genome harbors these coding sequences:
- a CDS encoding ATP-dependent DNA helicase UvrD2, which translates to MAFTLLVAPDNSVLSARDGMNDAVSNHILDALDPEQRTVATLLDSPVVVLAGAGTGKTRAITHRIAHAVSEGRYSPTATLAVTFTTRAAGEMRSRLAGLGVRGAQARTIHSAALRQCQFFWPQAYGVAFPSVAQNTFGLVARAAHQVLGSSDTALVRDLDAEISWAKTSNVAPAQYVDMAEGRSVNGAAPSQVANVMTLYEKAKLTEGTVDFNDILLCNAVLLSEHAEIAETIRATYRHFVVDEYQDVSALQHRLIQLWVDGRPDVCVVGDANQAIHSFAGADAGYLLRFADEYPSARTVRLVRNYRSSPEVVASANKILRVSGGAPGALKATRDTGPAPSFQAAPDEATEAADVADWLKVRHGAGTRWSEMAVLYRINAQSPSLEAALTERGIPYTVRGTERFYDRAEVRQAIVEFGRSSQRDEEAQPGVIIDAVLRGLGWKPEAPSGQGKQRERWESLTALRAMVAEETGKREDWSGADAATWLQERASWQAAPVADAVTLSTLHAAKGLEWDAVAIVGVREGMIPFVLAQEEPALSEERRLLYVGFTRARRDLRISWAASRGKATRSRFIADQVSGPVETIPARKTTSARSRTCRVCGNPLHTAAERKLNRHTDCEVSYDEGLFEALRTWRKQVAEETRMPAFVIFTDATLQAIAEAAPTSPAQLLKLPGIGQSKLSKYGEGALTIVRQHQES; encoded by the coding sequence ATGGCGTTCACCCTACTGGTGGCTCCCGACAATTCCGTTTTGTCCGCCCGGGACGGTATGAATGACGCCGTGAGCAACCACATCCTCGACGCCCTTGATCCCGAGCAGCGCACCGTCGCGACCCTGCTGGATTCACCGGTGGTGGTGCTCGCCGGCGCTGGCACCGGCAAGACCCGCGCCATCACGCATCGCATCGCGCACGCGGTGAGCGAGGGCCGCTATTCGCCCACGGCCACGCTCGCAGTCACGTTCACCACCCGGGCTGCCGGCGAGATGCGCTCCCGTCTGGCGGGGCTGGGGGTCAGGGGTGCGCAGGCGCGCACCATCCACTCGGCCGCGCTGCGGCAGTGCCAGTTCTTCTGGCCGCAGGCCTACGGTGTCGCCTTCCCCTCCGTCGCACAGAACACGTTCGGTCTGGTGGCGCGCGCCGCCCACCAGGTGTTGGGCAGCTCGGACACGGCGCTGGTGCGAGACCTCGACGCGGAGATCAGCTGGGCCAAGACCAGCAATGTCGCCCCGGCGCAGTACGTGGACATGGCAGAGGGGCGTTCCGTCAACGGCGCCGCCCCGTCCCAGGTGGCCAACGTGATGACGCTGTACGAGAAGGCCAAGCTCACCGAGGGCACCGTCGATTTCAACGACATCCTGCTGTGCAACGCCGTGCTCCTCAGCGAGCATGCGGAGATCGCAGAGACCATCCGCGCCACTTACCGCCACTTCGTCGTGGACGAGTACCAGGACGTCTCCGCGCTGCAGCACCGCCTCATCCAGTTGTGGGTGGACGGCAGGCCGGACGTGTGCGTGGTGGGCGACGCCAACCAGGCCATCCACTCCTTCGCGGGTGCCGATGCCGGCTACCTGCTCCGGTTCGCCGATGAGTACCCCTCCGCCCGGACGGTGCGGCTCGTGCGCAACTACCGGTCCAGCCCGGAGGTGGTGGCGTCGGCCAACAAGATCCTCCGGGTGAGCGGCGGCGCGCCCGGGGCGCTCAAGGCCACCAGGGACACCGGGCCGGCGCCGTCGTTCCAGGCGGCACCGGATGAGGCGACTGAGGCGGCCGATGTCGCCGATTGGCTGAAGGTCCGCCATGGCGCCGGCACGAGGTGGTCCGAGATGGCGGTGCTGTACCGCATCAACGCCCAGTCGCCCTCACTGGAAGCGGCACTCACCGAACGTGGCATCCCCTACACGGTGCGCGGCACCGAGCGGTTCTACGACCGCGCGGAGGTTCGCCAGGCCATCGTGGAGTTCGGTCGCTCCTCCCAGCGCGACGAGGAAGCCCAGCCCGGCGTGATCATTGACGCCGTTCTGCGCGGGCTGGGATGGAAGCCCGAGGCCCCGTCCGGCCAGGGCAAGCAGCGCGAGCGGTGGGAGTCGTTGACGGCGCTGCGCGCGATGGTGGCGGAGGAGACGGGCAAGCGGGAGGACTGGTCCGGGGCGGATGCCGCCACCTGGTTGCAGGAAAGGGCCAGTTGGCAGGCCGCACCGGTGGCGGATGCCGTCACACTCTCCACACTGCACGCAGCGAAGGGGCTCGAGTGGGACGCCGTGGCCATCGTCGGAGTCCGCGAGGGGATGATCCCGTTCGTGTTGGCCCAGGAGGAACCTGCGCTGTCAGAGGAACGTCGCCTGCTCTACGTGGGGTTCACCCGCGCGCGGCGCGACCTGCGCATCAGTTGGGCGGCGTCGAGGGGCAAGGCCACCCGCTCCCGCTTCATCGCAGACCAGGTGAGCGGCCCGGTGGAAACGATCCCCGCGCGCAAGACCACCTCCGCGCGCTCCCGCACCTGCCGGGTGTGCGGCAACCCGCTCCACACGGCGGCGGAGCGGAAACTGAACCGTCACACCGACTGCGAGGTGTCCTACGACGAGGGCCTGTTCGAGGCGTTGCGCACCTGGCGCAAGCAGGTGGCGGAGGAGACGCGGATGCCGGCATTCGTGATCTTCACCGACGCGACGCTGCAGGCCATCGCCGAAGCGGCACCCACCAGCCCTGCCCAATTGTTGAAGCTGCCGGGAATCGGCCAGTCCAAGCTCAGCAAGTACGGCGAGGGTGCCCTGACCATCGTGCGCCAGCATCAGGAATCGTGA
- a CDS encoding exodeoxyribonuclease V subunit gamma — protein MTVRLLRGARWATLVDHLAREISAAATDPFLTLRVVVSTRATGRVLGQEVAARLGISAGISYLSPADLMRQLAQQAGEERNRSRWLGTPLDLAVADALAQVQHPLVARALAPDDTRPGRRRATAIRIARLLRGYLDHTPQLLASWTAGSDTGLGGAAIPDALSWQPALFRAVTDALELDPLVTLQKIIEAARADTVPTFVIAVDDLTRPQLQAMSALGDGPGLTILQPTGSPGDGWATELADALESLPGGAAAPPMVSVHDSHGEARQVEVLRDELTRAFAEDPSLEPREVAILCPRPERYSALLDSAFAAVDDKAHPGRTLRVQPIGSLDANPVLTLLVSLLRLGRSRATATQIVTLLLSPPIAHRWRLTERRAVVELIAGAGIRWGLDAEHRAVFDLSGVEQNTWVRGIDRLLIGLAVAPGSDVGLGLSGSDAVTASDLSVVGALVEVLARLRRIVAATASPATVPEWVARSRDALGSLVGLPRTDEWQLLHALAVLARFESDHQGNPTELTPHEFAHLLEDAARPPRARVAAGNGTLQVIPLGELQHVEFRVLAMLGVTDDVVPGRGGVLPDSVDLGGHAPDVRTRRLRQLLTHARSAEKLLIVRQASSQRTNRSTAKPVAVSWLLEQLGGSTATLTHPPTATSEANFLSRPSFDLPALGGAEARRASGARSLTITARRRTEARSRQMGPAPAQLTLSQLERFLLDPAKSFLRSAGGITLYAEPQVTDEMPLESGGLEKWQVVNALVDSWKSGTTLESVESYFRQREELPPQRIGDALFQAAKAEAVLLWKSAWGEWSGPVARHAVNLELDLGGAGTVRVVDEVCTRSGFALVATPSRGDHNILRPWLNSLALAAQGIAAPARFHRFVKTQATRYAIAAEATQVDPPTAEDALTHLTTLVGAYAQGQHRLIVVPCGPALTYAREVAAGKFRAADWGGPVGHWKSKWAKPGEAWPLFHADDVRELLTDELLPGDPVNGQTSPFQAWAWELYAPLAKGWS, from the coding sequence ATGACGGTGAGACTGCTGAGAGGAGCCCGGTGGGCAACCCTGGTGGACCATCTCGCACGGGAAATCTCGGCGGCGGCAACAGATCCTTTCCTCACCCTGCGCGTCGTGGTTTCCACCCGGGCCACGGGTCGCGTCCTCGGCCAGGAGGTGGCGGCCCGCCTGGGCATCTCGGCAGGCATCAGCTACCTCTCCCCCGCAGACCTCATGCGGCAACTGGCCCAGCAGGCCGGCGAAGAACGCAACCGTTCCCGCTGGCTGGGCACCCCGCTGGATCTGGCGGTGGCAGACGCCCTCGCCCAGGTGCAGCACCCGCTGGTGGCACGTGCCCTCGCCCCAGATGACACGCGCCCCGGGCGGCGTCGGGCCACCGCCATCCGCATCGCGCGCCTGCTGCGCGGCTATCTGGACCACACGCCCCAGCTCCTGGCCAGCTGGACTGCCGGGTCGGACACGGGCCTCGGCGGGGCCGCCATCCCGGACGCGTTGTCCTGGCAGCCCGCGCTGTTCCGCGCCGTGACCGACGCGCTGGAGTTGGACCCGCTCGTCACGCTCCAGAAGATCATCGAGGCGGCCCGTGCCGACACAGTGCCCACCTTCGTGATCGCGGTGGACGACCTGACCAGGCCGCAACTGCAGGCCATGAGCGCCCTGGGCGACGGCCCCGGGCTCACCATCCTGCAACCCACGGGTTCACCCGGCGACGGCTGGGCCACTGAGCTCGCAGACGCTCTGGAATCGCTCCCGGGCGGAGCCGCTGCCCCACCCATGGTCTCCGTCCACGATTCCCACGGTGAGGCCAGGCAGGTGGAGGTGCTGCGCGACGAGCTCACGCGCGCCTTCGCGGAGGACCCCTCTCTCGAACCCAGGGAGGTGGCCATCCTCTGCCCACGGCCGGAGCGCTACTCCGCGCTGCTGGATTCGGCCTTCGCCGCCGTCGACGACAAGGCCCATCCCGGCCGCACGCTCCGGGTGCAGCCCATCGGCTCGCTGGACGCCAACCCCGTCCTCACCCTCCTCGTCTCCTTGCTGCGCCTGGGCAGGTCCAGGGCCACCGCCACGCAGATCGTGACGCTGCTCCTCAGCCCTCCCATCGCGCACCGCTGGCGTCTGACGGAGCGCCGCGCCGTGGTCGAACTGATCGCCGGGGCTGGCATCCGCTGGGGTCTGGACGCCGAACACCGTGCCGTGTTCGACCTGTCCGGCGTCGAACAGAACACGTGGGTGCGGGGTATCGACAGGCTCCTCATCGGTCTCGCCGTCGCTCCCGGCTCCGACGTTGGACTCGGCCTGTCCGGGTCCGACGCGGTCACCGCCTCAGATCTGTCTGTCGTGGGCGCCCTCGTGGAGGTGTTGGCGCGCCTCCGGCGGATCGTCGCTGCCACTGCGTCGCCGGCCACGGTCCCGGAGTGGGTGGCGCGATCCAGGGACGCTCTCGGCTCGCTGGTCGGGCTCCCCCGCACGGATGAATGGCAACTGCTCCACGCGCTGGCGGTGCTCGCCCGCTTCGAGTCGGACCATCAGGGCAACCCCACCGAGCTGACGCCGCACGAGTTCGCCCACCTCCTCGAAGACGCTGCCCGACCGCCCCGCGCCCGCGTAGCAGCGGGCAACGGCACGCTCCAGGTGATCCCCCTGGGTGAACTGCAACACGTCGAATTCCGGGTGCTCGCCATGCTGGGCGTCACAGACGACGTGGTGCCCGGCCGCGGCGGTGTCCTGCCGGATTCCGTCGACCTCGGGGGTCACGCGCCGGACGTGCGCACCAGGCGTCTGCGTCAACTGCTCACCCATGCCCGCTCCGCGGAGAAGCTCCTGATCGTCAGGCAGGCCTCCTCGCAGCGCACCAACCGCAGCACGGCCAAGCCGGTGGCGGTCAGCTGGCTGCTGGAACAGCTCGGCGGGTCCACCGCAACGCTCACGCACCCACCCACAGCCACGTCGGAGGCCAATTTCCTCAGCCGGCCCAGCTTCGATCTCCCGGCCCTCGGAGGGGCCGAGGCCCGGCGCGCCAGTGGCGCACGGTCGCTGACCATCACCGCCCGCCGCCGAACAGAGGCCCGCTCCCGGCAGATGGGCCCTGCCCCGGCCCAGCTCACCCTCTCGCAGCTGGAGCGGTTCCTTCTGGACCCGGCGAAGAGCTTCCTTCGCTCCGCCGGTGGCATCACTCTCTACGCGGAGCCACAGGTGACGGACGAGATGCCGCTGGAGTCCGGGGGTCTCGAGAAGTGGCAGGTCGTCAACGCGCTGGTGGATTCCTGGAAGAGCGGCACGACGCTCGAATCGGTCGAGAGCTACTTCCGCCAACGCGAAGAGCTTCCGCCCCAGCGCATCGGCGACGCGCTGTTCCAGGCCGCGAAGGCGGAGGCCGTGCTCCTGTGGAAGAGCGCATGGGGCGAATGGTCCGGTCCCGTCGCCCGGCACGCGGTCAACCTCGAACTGGATCTCGGTGGCGCCGGCACGGTCAGGGTGGTCGACGAGGTGTGCACCCGCAGCGGCTTCGCGCTCGTCGCCACGCCCAGCAGGGGCGACCACAACATCCTGCGGCCGTGGCTGAACAGCCTTGCCCTGGCCGCCCAGGGGATCGCAGCCCCCGCCAGATTCCACCGGTTCGTCAAGACTCAGGCCACCCGGTACGCCATAGCGGCGGAGGCCACCCAGGTTGATCCGCCCACCGCCGAGGATGCGCTCACCCACCTCACCACCCTGGTCGGCGCCTACGCGCAGGGCCAGCACCGCCTCATCGTTGTCCCCTGCGGGCCCGCCCTCACCTACGCCCGGGAGGTCGCCGCCGGCAAGTTCCGGGCTGCAGACTGGGGTGGTCCCGTCGGCCACTGGAAGTCCAAGTGGGCGAAGCCCGGCGAGGCCTGGCCGCTGTTCCACGCGGACGACGTGCGCGAACTCCTCACAGACGAGTTGCTCCCGGGAGACCCGGTCAACGGGCAGACCAGCCCGTTCCAGGCCTGGGCCTGGGAGCTGTACGCCCCGCTCGCGAAAGGCTGGTCGTGA
- a CDS encoding DUF5679 domain-containing protein — protein MAAETWEGSFYCVKCKDKRDAKGEVVVNAKGTKMAKGKCPVCGTNLNRILGKA, from the coding sequence ATGGCTGCAGAGACCTGGGAAGGCTCTTTCTACTGCGTCAAGTGCAAGGACAAGCGCGACGCGAAGGGCGAGGTCGTCGTCAACGCCAAGGGCACCAAGATGGCCAAGGGCAAGTGCCCGGTGTGTGGCACCAACCTGAACCGCATCCTCGGCAAGGCCTGA
- a CDS encoding UvrD-helicase domain-containing protein — MTTFDITAPLPTGTVLLEASAGTGKTYTIAALTARYLAEEGLDVADLLLITFGNHAAGEMRSRVFARLQQVIADMDRIAAGLPLSGEPAEDPVARLLSTEDAALHRSRLAAAVARFNEATILTTHSFCQSMLLELGILGDWDPAETVGADPVDLARECATDIYLQLYRDEETPPITAQQALLIGEAVCTKSLPLLPTSGPYFDYAKAVRELYAGRKAVLGLCSFDDVTTRLRCLLSDAVTGAAVASELRRRFRVVLVDEFQDTDPDQWAILKSAFVGPDRPTILIGDPKQSIYGFRGADLGSYLAARGHAELASLGTNYRTDRPLVEGVVELFGTTTLGEETVTVTPVGAHHGPRHDQLPAHARLWLRTAVSDQLGDIAVDSAIEHDVIRQVRQILTRGFEPADIAILVRTTARGRAIRTALGDAGHPAVLTGTQSVWSQPANRHWITLFRAMDDPTQAHIRLAAMTPLIGSPLTELLSDRPEEAARVSTLVRELAQRWRDGGVAAVRTHLRTHTALDSRLLGEPDGDRLLADVAHLAELFDAAGETTLSALIALGEARGIPDDESDSLRVATDEPAIRVMTMHAAKGLEFPIVLLPETGGAQAQRHRPFSIVEQGRRHLYIGPKPQWNDEITRDLQAQHRDEELRLLYVGFTRAEHLAIAWHIAKPKGARSDSPLDALLTRLPAIGTGRILTTPLDPAHPGRVATPAPPNATLTAARLRRSIDQTWRRTSYSGLTQGLHETAVRVITDEAVELDVAPPAASDPALSTPSPMSGLPAGAAFGTLVHEVLELLDWTPGRLEPHAAELLRVMGPAHNLDQQQSAQLAASLVQLCRTPLLPLSPAALTDVPLAKRLPELDFDLPLADGGTPATLRELATLMAGHLAPEDPLAAYPERLATSEAAGAVLNGFLTGSIDGVLQLEDRFVVVDYKTNRLAPTAGDELTLGHYTRPAMAEAMMQAHYPLQAILYCAALHRYLGQRLPGYSPHTHLGGVGYLFVRGMAGPDTPVVDGASCGVFGWFPPADLVIAVSDLLGGAHA; from the coding sequence GTGACCACCTTCGACATCACCGCACCCCTGCCCACCGGCACCGTTCTGCTGGAGGCCAGCGCGGGTACCGGGAAGACGTACACCATCGCCGCGCTCACGGCCCGCTACCTGGCGGAGGAGGGGCTGGACGTCGCTGATCTGCTCCTGATCACCTTCGGCAACCACGCGGCCGGCGAGATGCGTAGCAGGGTGTTCGCCCGCCTGCAGCAGGTCATCGCCGACATGGACCGCATCGCCGCCGGGCTGCCGCTCTCCGGAGAGCCCGCCGAAGATCCGGTCGCCCGCCTCCTGAGCACGGAGGATGCGGCGCTCCACCGCTCACGTCTGGCGGCCGCCGTCGCCCGCTTCAACGAAGCCACCATCCTGACCACCCACTCCTTCTGTCAGTCCATGCTCCTCGAGCTCGGCATCCTCGGAGACTGGGACCCGGCTGAGACGGTGGGCGCAGACCCGGTGGACCTCGCCCGCGAATGCGCCACGGACATCTACCTGCAGCTCTACCGCGACGAGGAGACACCGCCCATCACAGCGCAGCAGGCGCTCCTCATCGGAGAGGCCGTCTGCACCAAGAGCCTGCCGCTGCTGCCCACGTCCGGGCCGTACTTCGACTACGCAAAGGCTGTGCGTGAGCTGTATGCCGGCCGCAAGGCCGTCCTCGGCCTCTGCTCCTTCGACGACGTCACCACCCGGCTGCGTTGTCTCCTCTCAGACGCCGTGACCGGGGCCGCCGTCGCCTCGGAACTGCGGCGCCGTTTCCGGGTGGTCCTCGTGGACGAGTTCCAGGACACAGACCCGGACCAGTGGGCCATCCTGAAGTCCGCTTTCGTGGGCCCGGACCGGCCCACCATTCTGATCGGTGACCCCAAGCAGTCCATCTACGGGTTCCGGGGCGCAGACCTGGGCAGCTACCTCGCCGCCCGCGGCCACGCTGAGTTGGCCAGCCTCGGCACCAACTACCGCACGGACCGGCCGTTGGTGGAGGGGGTGGTCGAGCTGTTCGGCACCACCACGCTCGGCGAGGAGACCGTGACGGTGACCCCGGTGGGCGCGCACCACGGCCCCCGGCATGATCAACTGCCGGCCCACGCCCGCCTCTGGCTCCGAACCGCAGTCTCGGACCAGCTCGGCGACATCGCGGTGGACAGCGCCATCGAGCACGACGTCATCCGGCAGGTGCGCCAGATCCTGACCCGGGGCTTCGAACCGGCGGACATCGCCATCCTGGTGCGCACCACGGCCCGCGGCAGGGCCATCCGCACCGCGCTCGGGGACGCGGGCCACCCCGCAGTGCTCACCGGCACCCAGTCGGTATGGTCCCAGCCCGCCAACAGGCACTGGATCACCCTCTTCCGGGCGATGGATGACCCCACCCAGGCCCACATCAGGCTCGCCGCCATGACGCCGCTGATCGGCTCGCCGCTGACGGAGCTCCTCTCGGACCGTCCTGAAGAGGCCGCCCGCGTGAGCACCCTGGTGCGGGAACTCGCGCAGCGCTGGCGCGACGGTGGGGTGGCCGCCGTCCGCACCCACCTGCGCACGCACACCGCCCTCGACAGCCGGCTGCTGGGAGAACCGGACGGCGACAGGCTGTTGGCAGACGTGGCCCATCTGGCCGAACTGTTCGACGCGGCCGGAGAAACCACGTTGAGTGCGTTGATCGCCCTCGGCGAGGCGCGCGGCATCCCGGACGACGAGTCGGATTCGTTGAGGGTGGCCACCGACGAGCCGGCCATCCGGGTGATGACGATGCATGCCGCGAAGGGTCTCGAGTTCCCCATCGTGCTGCTGCCGGAGACCGGAGGCGCCCAGGCCCAGCGGCACCGGCCCTTCAGCATCGTCGAACAGGGTCGCCGCCACCTGTACATCGGCCCCAAGCCGCAGTGGAACGACGAGATCACCAGGGATCTCCAGGCGCAGCACCGCGACGAAGAGTTGCGTCTCCTGTACGTCGGGTTCACGCGCGCCGAGCATCTCGCCATCGCGTGGCACATCGCCAAGCCCAAGGGCGCCCGTTCCGACAGCCCGTTGGACGCGCTCCTCACCCGGCTGCCCGCCATCGGCACCGGACGCATCCTGACCACCCCGCTGGATCCGGCGCATCCCGGCCGCGTGGCGACCCCTGCCCCGCCGAACGCCACGCTGACGGCGGCGAGGTTGCGCCGCAGCATCGACCAGACGTGGCGCCGCACGTCGTACTCGGGTCTCACCCAGGGTCTGCACGAGACGGCGGTGCGCGTCATCACGGATGAAGCCGTTGAGCTCGACGTGGCCCCGCCAGCGGCGTCGGACCCGGCGCTCAGCACGCCGTCGCCCATGTCTGGGCTTCCGGCGGGTGCGGCCTTCGGCACGTTGGTGCATGAAGTGCTCGAACTCCTGGACTGGACCCCCGGTCGGCTGGAGCCCCACGCTGCGGAACTCCTCCGCGTCATGGGCCCTGCGCACAACCTCGATCAGCAGCAGTCCGCGCAACTGGCGGCGTCGCTCGTGCAGTTGTGCCGCACCCCGCTGCTGCCCCTGTCGCCAGCCGCACTGACGGACGTTCCGCTGGCCAAGCGGCTCCCAGAGCTCGACTTCGACCTTCCTCTGGCAGATGGGGGCACCCCCGCGACGCTGCGTGAACTGGCCACGTTGATGGCCGGGCACCTGGCTCCTGAAGACCCGCTGGCGGCCTACCCGGAGAGGCTGGCCACTTCGGAAGCCGCGGGCGCCGTGCTCAACGGGTTCCTCACCGGATCCATCGACGGTGTCCTCCAACTCGAAGACAGGTTCGTCGTCGTGGACTACAAGACCAACCGGCTCGCACCCACGGCTGGCGACGAGTTGACCCTGGGCCACTACACGCGGCCCGCCATGGCGGAGGCCATGATGCAGGCCCACTACCCGCTCCAGGCCATCCTGTACTGCGCCGCCCTCCACCGCTACCTCGGTCAACGCCTCCCCGGCTATTCCCCCCACACCCACCTGGGCGGCGTGGGCTACCTGTTCGTCCGCGGCATGGCAGGGCCGGACACTCCGGTGGTCGACGGCGCCTCCTGCGGGGTCTTCGGCTGGTTCCCACCTGCAGACCTGGTCATCGCCGTGTCTGATCTGCTCGGAGGTGCCCATGCGTGA